From one Rosa rugosa chromosome 4, drRosRugo1.1, whole genome shotgun sequence genomic stretch:
- the LOC133741781 gene encoding phosphatidylinositol 4-kinase gamma 7-like: MPTKLESPVKTQMAVGLVSGLLNGECRESTRGILARRRCVFVQTETGCVLGMDLERGDNANTVKRRLQLALNVPTDHSSLTFGDRILNNDLSAIRNHSPLLLARNVMHRSSSTPCLSPTGRNLQHWDRSGPIEILGCSKYFASIDELIKDIVVAIKKGVEPIPVHSGLGGAYYFRNIRGESVAIVKPTDEEPYAPNNPKGFVGTSLGLPGLKHSVRVGETGFREVAAYLLDVNHYANVPPTVLVKVTHSIFNVNYGVNGDKIQQKKKVSKIASLQQFIRHDFDAGDYGTSSFPVAGVHRIGILDIRIFNTDRHAGNILVKMPDGEFGQVELIPIDHGLCLPEHLEDPYFEWIHWPQASIPFSEDELEYIKNLDPIRDSEMLKMELPMIHEACLRVLVLSTIFLQEAAAFGLCLAEIGEMMSREFGSKEEKPSELEVVCLETRRIITDSNMSNFVAEEDNNQCLSDIECDKAGLDPSPQIPSFLFKQFSYPFGPDGANGHYLLPKLDESLEEDIVDLDTRAIKAEGIITQPNWYKTETVSKLSMSLKKSNVDETSQLQQKGTLPGIRRSANDQLPTSSSFVKLADMCEEEWVLFLEKFRELLYPALGKRRSTTIGQKRRLGTSCTF, translated from the coding sequence ATGCCTACTAAGTTGGAGAGTCCCGTTAAGACGCAGATGGCTGTGGGACTTGTCAGTGGTCTGCTCAACGGTGAGTGCCGTGAGAGCACAAGAGGAATTCTTGCTCGGAGGAGGTGTGTCTTTGTGCAGACTGAGACTGGCTGTGTTTTGGGAATGGACTTGGAAAGGGGTGACAATGCCAACACAGTTAAAAGGAGGCTGCAGCTTGCCCTCAATGTACCTACTGACCACAGCTCTTTGACATTCGGGGATCGAATATTGAATAACGATCTAAGTGCCATCCGCAATCATTCCCCGCTACTGCTTGCAAGGAATGTCATGCATAGAAGCTCCTCCACTCCTTGTCTCTCACCTACTGGGAGAAATCTTCAACATTGGGATCGGAGTGGTCCTATTGAGATTCTAGGGTGTTCAAAGTACTTTGCTAGTATTGATGAACTGATTAAGGACATAGTGGTGGCTATCAAGAAGGGCGTTGAACCAATACCTGTTCATAGTGGTCTTGGTGGTGCTTACTACTTCAGGAACATCAGGGGTGAGAGTGTTGCCATTGTGAAACCAACAGATGAGGAGCCATATGCACCCAACAACCCCAAAGGCTTTGTTGGCACATCACTTGGGCTGCCAGGCCTGAAGCATTCAGTGAGAGTTGGGGAAACAGGGTTTCGAGAAGTTGCTGCCTACCTTTTGGATGTCAATCACTATGCTAATGTGCCTCCAACTGTTCTTGTTAAGGTGACACATTCAATCTTCAATGTTAATTATGGTGTCAATGGAGACAAGATTCAGCAGAAGAAAAAGGTTAGTAAAATTGCATCTCTGCAGCAGTTCATCCGTCATGACTTTGATGCTGGTGACTATGGAACCTCAAGTTTTCCTGTAGCTGGTGTTCACAGAATAGGCATTTTAGATATTAGGATCTTTAACACTGACAGGCATGCAGGAAACATTCTTGTTAAAATGCCCGATGGGGAGTTTGGTCAGGTGGAGCTCATTCCCATAGATCATGGCCTTTGCTTGCCTGAGCACTTGGAAGATCCCTATTTTGAATGGATTCATTGGCCTCAAGCTTCAATTCCTTTCTCAGAGGACGAGCTTGAGTATATAAAGAATCTTGATCCAATTCGTGATTCCGAGATGCTCAAGATGGAACTACCCATGATTCATGAggcatgtcttcgagttctggTCCTCTCCACAATATTCCTCCAGGAAGCAGCTGCTTTTGGACTTTGCCTTGCTGAGATAGGTGAAATGATGAGCAGGGAGTTTGGAAGCAAAGAGGAGAAGCCAAGTGAACTTGAGGTTGTATGCCTTGAGACTAGGAGGATCATAACAGATTCGAACATGTCAAACTTTGTGGCTGAAGAAGACAACAATCAGTGTCTGTCTGATATAGAGTGCGATAAAGCAGGGCTTGATCCTTCTCCTCAGATCCCAAGTTTCCTCTTCAAGCAGTTTTCATATCCCTTTGGACCTGATGGTGCTAATGGTCACTACTTACTTCCTAAGCTAGATGAGAGTTTGGAAGAGGATATTGTTGACTTGGATACAAGGGCAATCAAAGCTGAGGGAATCATTACCCAGCCAAATTGGTATAAAACTGAAACTGTTTCGAAGTTGTCCATGTCTCTGAAAAAGTCAAATGTGGATGAGACAAGCCAGCTACAGCAGAAGGGTACCTTACCTGGAATCAGAAGAAGTGCAAATGATCAGTTACCCACCTCATCAAGCTTTGTGAAACTTGCTGATATGTGTGAGGAGGAATGGGTTCTGTTCCTTGAAAAGTTTAGGGAACTTCTTTACCCCGCCCTTGGCAAACGAAGGTCTACCACCATTGGGCAGAAAAGGAGGCTTGGAACATCATGCACCTTTTGA
- the LOC133745038 gene encoding uncharacterized protein LOC133745038 → MCVSQEWSALIKSSRFIAIHQKCLQRLNPPNLCLLYGHSSGSRYAKYPKHHGISLLGKDTHLEGLDLPERVQQDSYDRLILIAGSSNGLVCLHPLNTPKEIIVVWNPATRQHRYLPKPLSFKGRKETSDAPLLGFGFINDNGKYNIDYKVVRISHSKDRDADEKFTYLTQVFTRSEKSWREVKNCIPPGDYNFEPGSSISSNGVLYCLARTRGVPSIFSFNLHDELVLDMPMPPRYSLFYGQRLFTWENSVAFLTYVDHKYDLWVMKKESGTQMPTWNWTAQFTIKNLPQSMYSILVFWFGLFLFVKRHVKAGQDLVTYEYASATTEAMKAFKLATGNSCLQVVDYVQSLVSVSKCE, encoded by the coding sequence ATGTGTGTGTCGCAAGAGTGGTCTGCTCTCATAAAAAGCTCTCGTTTCATTGCAATTCACCAAAAATGCCTTCAACGCTTGAATCCTCCGAATCTCTGTTTACTCTATGGTCACAGTTCCGGAAGTAGATATGCTAAATATCCCAAGCACCATGGGATTTCATTGCTTGGCAAAGACACACATTTGGAGGGATTAGATCTGCCTGAACGTGTCCAGCAAGACTCTTATGATAGGTTGATACTTATTGCGGGATCTAGCAATGGTCTAGTCTGCCTTCATCCTCTTAACACTCCGAAGGAGATAATCGTCGTGTGGAACCCAGCAACAAGACAGCATAGGTATCTTCCTAAACCATTGTCTTTTAAGGGTAGGAAGGAGACTTCTGATGCACCACTGTTAGGTTTCGGATTCATTAACGACAATGGCAAGTATAATATTGATTACAAAGTCGTGAGGATTTCCCACAGCAAGGATCGTGATGCTGATGAAAAGTTTACATACCTAACCCAAGTCTTCACCCGAAGTGAAAAGTCATGGAGAGAAGTTAAAAACTGTATTCCACCAGGCGATTATAACTTTGAACCAGGCTCTTCGATTTCTTCGAATGGTGTGTTGTATTGCTTGGCAAGGACTAGGGGTGTTCCTTCTATTTTCTCGTTCAATCTGCATGATGAGCTAGTCCTTGACATGCCAATGCCGCCTCGTTACAGTCTTTTTTATGGCCAACGTCTCTTTACGTGGGAAAATTCAGTTGCATTTTTAACCTATGTCGACCATAAGTATGATCTTTGGGTGATGAAGAAAGAATCCGGTACACAAATGCCTACTTGGAATTGGACTGCACAATTTACAATAAAAAATCTCCCACAATCTATGTATTCAATCCTTGTATTCTGGTTTGGTTTATTTCTGTTTGTCAAAAGGCACGTCAAAGCTGGACAAGATCTGGTTACGTATGAATATGCTTCAGCCACAACCGAAGCGATGAAGGCTTTCAAACTTGCGACAGGGAACTCATGCCTTCAAGTGGTAGATTACGTGCAGAGCTTAGTTTCAGTATCTAAATGTGAGTAG